One window of the Haloarcula halobia genome contains the following:
- a CDS encoding ISH6 family transposase: protein MHATIDVRLTISIDEDKTVPLATLAEFITDQNVESVLLEGLVESLDASRVEALCGEKHATGNGDRRFQRAGTDTRTAVTTAGEHDFDLHYVEDTAADHDEPSYFRPVEDVLDFDGQNRYQQDIAAKSVDLATSLSYRDAADHGDGILPEMPSPTTINRRAREYGSKLKQFLSDCVADTDADAVIPDGTKCHSQDDDRSYHSVQATLGEDTAEESRSLLDLSVNADWDETAAELEDIDAVTDDATVVSDADEGIVTAFTDENRNHQLDLVHVGRTLDYNLWDDGVFSLDRRNEIVSEVIDEVFHLKNSVAKHRPDEEFAAIRERIARTTERIEKTAWQLDQYGSEKAAGYLRRWLPSIVTFADQAVEGFEVPWTSNPVERLMGEVSKRCKNQWMRWTTEGLEAILQLRLVKYADPEHYQSFLDELLQRSTKTAMSCDLSIESTRGKL, encoded by the coding sequence ATGCACGCCACAATCGACGTGCGGTTGACGATTAGCATCGACGAGGACAAAACGGTACCGCTCGCCACGCTCGCCGAGTTCATCACCGACCAGAACGTCGAATCAGTTCTTCTCGAAGGACTGGTCGAGAGCCTCGACGCGAGCCGCGTCGAGGCGCTCTGTGGTGAGAAACACGCTACTGGCAACGGTGACCGACGCTTCCAACGAGCTGGTACCGACACCCGTACAGCCGTCACAACCGCCGGTGAACACGACTTCGACCTTCACTACGTCGAAGATACCGCCGCTGACCACGACGAACCCAGCTACTTCCGCCCCGTCGAAGACGTTCTCGACTTCGACGGGCAAAACCGCTATCAGCAGGACATCGCCGCCAAAAGCGTCGATCTCGCCACCTCGCTCAGCTATCGGGATGCTGCTGACCACGGCGATGGCATCCTCCCGGAGATGCCGTCGCCGACCACCATCAACCGCCGCGCCAGAGAATACGGCAGCAAGCTCAAGCAGTTCCTTTCAGACTGTGTCGCTGACACAGACGCTGACGCTGTTATTCCTGACGGCACGAAGTGCCACAGTCAAGACGACGACCGCTCGTACCACTCCGTCCAGGCCACGCTCGGCGAAGATACTGCCGAGGAGTCGCGCTCCCTGCTGGATCTCTCGGTCAACGCTGACTGGGACGAAACAGCCGCCGAACTCGAAGACATCGACGCAGTCACTGACGACGCGACGGTCGTCAGTGACGCTGATGAGGGTATCGTCACGGCATTTACCGACGAAAATCGTAATCACCAACTCGATCTCGTCCACGTCGGTCGGACGCTTGATTACAACCTTTGGGACGACGGCGTGTTCTCCTTGGATCGGCGGAACGAGATCGTCTCGGAGGTGATCGACGAGGTGTTCCATCTGAAGAACTCGGTCGCTAAACACCGTCCAGACGAGGAGTTCGCGGCGATCCGCGAACGGATCGCGCGAACGACCGAGCGTATCGAGAAGACAGCGTGGCAGTTGGATCAGTACGGGTCAGAGAAGGCGGCGGGGTATCTTCGGCGGTGGCTGCCGTCAATCGTGACGTTTGCCGATCAGGCTGTCGAGGGGTTCGAGGTGCCGTGGACCTCGAACCCCGTCGAACGGTTGATGGGGGAGGTCAGCAAACGGTGCAAGAACCAGTGGATGCGCTGGACAACGGAGGGATTAGAGGCGATACTCCAGCTTCGGCTGGTGAAGTACGCTGATCCAGAGCACTACCAATCGTTCCTCGACGAACTGCTCCAGCGATCGACCAAAACAGCAATGAGCTGTGACCTCTCAATTGAGAGCACCAGAGGCAAACTCTAG
- a CDS encoding ArsR/SmtB family transcription factor — MSHLLPQKPLVDRPDPDSRIVTLDDEDADEVFTTLGSDISRAVLAELYRDPATQSELAERVDTSIQNVGYHVENLLEANLITVVEQWYSKKGVEMDVFAPAGAPLVLVAGGHERTVTVETNTTAPTVDRLANGDD; from the coding sequence ATGAGTCATCTGCTCCCACAGAAACCACTCGTCGACCGCCCAGATCCGGATTCCCGGATCGTCACCCTCGACGACGAGGATGCCGACGAAGTATTTACCACGCTCGGCTCAGATATCAGCCGGGCCGTGCTGGCAGAACTGTATCGAGACCCGGCGACGCAATCGGAACTTGCCGAACGGGTCGACACCTCCATCCAGAACGTCGGCTATCACGTCGAGAACCTTCTCGAGGCAAACCTCATTACCGTCGTCGAGCAGTGGTATTCGAAAAAAGGCGTCGAGATGGACGTCTTCGCTCCGGCTGGGGCCCCGCTGGTCCTTGTCGCCGGCGGTCACGAACGGACCGTCACCGTCGAGACCAACACGACTGCTCCCACGGTAGACAGGCTGGCGAACGGTGACGACTGA
- a CDS encoding ArsR/SmtB family transcription factor has protein sequence MSATHTTATEDSERGTDTLPSREILTRLNAAYAQEILEMISTEAKPAREIAIECGASRATVYRRLNSLEEAGLVETEMQYDGRGHHRTVFKTNFESLALEMTVDGLTVTFSGAGGGHSSTGSRPSAAGD, from the coding sequence ATGTCAGCCACCCACACGACAGCGACCGAGGACTCAGAGAGGGGCACGGACACGCTCCCGTCGAGAGAGATTCTCACGCGACTCAACGCAGCATACGCACAGGAGATCCTGGAGATGATCAGTACAGAGGCCAAGCCCGCCCGTGAGATCGCTATCGAGTGTGGCGCCTCCCGGGCGACGGTGTATCGACGGTTGAATTCCCTCGAGGAGGCAGGACTCGTCGAGACGGAGATGCAGTACGATGGCAGGGGTCATCATCGGACCGTGTTCAAAACGAACTTCGAATCGCTTGCCCTGGAGATGACCGTCGACGGACTCACGGTGACGTTTAGCGGCGCCGGTGGAGGCCACTCCTCGACCGGGTCGCGGCCATCGGCCGCTGGTGACTGA
- a CDS encoding FAD-dependent oxidoreductase gives MTAGQCPDSAAPPATDEGAEPATTRETHTADSVPEQNWLLETDASDPRRDRQVLVVGDTVVGLTLTSLLHRQGYDPLLVCQSGGAIESRATFLSQPACRVLDTLAIDTASSDNGVPVQRVSFAQASDSAEPSSVSSVSSGRDDPGAVVVDTRWLTDALEATLPDRQRSTDRALATLSARDDGLEVAFEDGITEWFDVLVDATLDGVAHRLTRTGTSDPATLAQYEAVVDTRTVDSPQVREVWYSNAVAQRLPVAGGAETLVRLTIPRTPVASTSPGEVFHALIDEGVPGTRIDLPPADEWESTMVRQCVDCGDSDRIRWGTDRVVACGTAAYPTVPATGFSPWFGIESGLGFLSELIRETRPVSDVIDAYTRQRSQRLGALRRTVRETREDHAYPALESAPTVLERVAELRQLTLGSFLDSRLRAIQSDGASPADQSR, from the coding sequence ATGACCGCCGGCCAGTGTCCGGACTCGGCGGCTCCCCCCGCAACTGACGAGGGAGCCGAGCCAGCTACCACGCGGGAGACACACACTGCCGACAGCGTCCCGGAGCAAAACTGGTTACTGGAAACCGACGCCAGCGACCCCCGTCGCGATAGACAGGTACTCGTCGTGGGAGATACCGTCGTCGGGCTCACACTCACCAGCTTGCTCCATCGGCAGGGCTACGATCCCCTCCTCGTGTGCCAGTCCGGTGGCGCTATCGAGTCGCGAGCGACGTTCCTCTCGCAGCCAGCGTGTCGGGTCCTGGATACGCTCGCGATCGACACAGCCTCGTCCGATAACGGAGTTCCGGTCCAGCGTGTCTCGTTCGCACAGGCCAGCGACTCGGCGGAACCGTCGTCTGTCAGTTCGGTGTCCAGCGGTCGAGACGATCCAGGCGCAGTCGTCGTGGATACGCGGTGGCTCACAGACGCTCTCGAAGCGACGCTTCCGGATCGACAGCGCAGCACGGATCGCGCTCTCGCCACGCTCTCGGCACGAGACGATGGGTTGGAAGTCGCGTTCGAGGATGGCATCACCGAGTGGTTCGACGTGCTCGTCGATGCCACTCTCGACGGCGTGGCGCATCGTCTGACACGCACCGGGACGTCAGACCCAGCGACGCTGGCACAGTACGAGGCGGTGGTCGACACGCGGACAGTCGACTCGCCACAGGTTCGGGAGGTCTGGTATTCGAACGCTGTCGCACAACGACTCCCCGTCGCCGGCGGCGCGGAAACACTCGTCCGTCTCACGATCCCTCGGACACCAGTTGCTTCGACCTCGCCCGGCGAGGTCTTCCACGCCCTGATCGACGAGGGCGTCCCCGGGACCCGGATCGACCTCCCCCCAGCGGATGAGTGGGAGTCGACGATGGTTCGACAGTGCGTCGACTGTGGCGACAGCGACCGGATACGGTGGGGAACCGATCGGGTAGTGGCCTGTGGCACAGCGGCCTATCCGACGGTGCCAGCGACCGGGTTTTCGCCCTGGTTCGGCATCGAGAGTGGTCTCGGATTTCTCTCCGAACTGATTCGCGAGACCCGCCCGGTGTCGGACGTGATCGATGCGTACACGCGCCAGCGCTCCCAGCGGCTCGGCGCGCTTCGACGGACAGTCCGAGAGACGAGGGAAGACCACGCGTACCCGGCCCTGGAATCGGCCCCGACGGTACTGGAGCGGGTCGCTGAACTCCGACAACTGACGCTGGGCTCGTTCCTCGACAGTCGGCTCCGGGCGATCCAGTCGGACGGAGCCAGCCCCGCTGATCAGTCCCGGTAG
- a CDS encoding PAS domain S-box protein: MSVGATEWLPRGLAETAPSVLGERLRTTVEREHAQTSAREIYDNVGGVAILHDPDSGEMLHANETLCELLGHDRAEVKSMRLGEFTADLPGYDHEWITQVVSSVTQQDGELEIEWPLQTAEGGVRWTEARLRTVHVGGREVVLTTSVDITERRREERKYRQVFDNVNDVISVHDPWNERIVDVNQTMTELTGYNRATLLELGISGLSVSDAGFGSGTPYERQQRVAATGEAETVEWTIETAAGAQRRLETNLAPATIAGEDRVLALSRDVTARTEYERRLEQERDRRSILFENNPDPVVRVRFDEDDEPIIREVNPAFEAVFGYAAEEVVGATVAEILVPEDEHDDFDRFRRQAASGDRVNATAPRQTASGIREFLFNVIHFDAGQGESGVADAYVWYTDVTERKRRERMVRSLHESTEAVQTAETAQAVCEAVTDAVRDVLDLTAPTCWRATDDGPELTPVVRSGSERGPTAGLAGSDVIEPGSVPYDAYQEEALRVIEPETGPGEEQAPETALIPLDGHGLVSAAAPEPRHIDAVTLNAARILARHATTALDRVQQAQERRESERRFRLIAEHIDEIVYLTTADFSEMLYINPAYEDIYGRPVEELYEEPTSFIDVAHPDDRARYEADVQRLIDDVAAGEPQDTYEGQYRIDRDGETRWVAVTRFPIRNARGDVDRVVGRVTDITERKRREREYEQIFEMAGDGIVVHDPESGDVVTANRQVADLLGYDRDAFIERPLSEFQATDEGATAAEARRLIQESVREGGQEFEWALETADGETVWVRARHELGEIAGEQRIVALLHDITERKRREREYEQIFDGVTDSITVHDPETAELVDVNETFCDMLGYDREEILEMGVAGFSAADRGYTIDRAREFVETVLDADGPRQTEWAVETSDGEIRWLEVKGTSIELSGEQRYVSLNRDVTDRRRSERRLRAVLDRIDEAILITRAEAITSGSRAPDYVSSGYEDIWGQSLEELIEAYDEGFFSTLHPQDADAYRQFVEDIVADVRAGTAAERYSREYRISRHDGATRWVKSDYYPTEWDDGQTRLVIVSRDVTERKQRERRIASFDDATDDLATANTPEEATRIAVEAAAETLNLPAVGAFLYDDDEGVLRPEVLAGQLPSDMANEPIGPGSSPLWEGFAAGTSVTSDGGEQRPGSHSEQADSGSTTGLADLSAWRALSLGSHGTLLVGTHDGSLGAESVQAAHVLAATLEAALNHLEGQRRLAAREAELQTQTERAELLDRIARLTQRVEAAITEASSSADVEQAVCERLVDTGPYDLAWIGGVDAGSDRLVPRAIVGTTAQHVESMDLTTAGETVDPHPAVEAWTSDQLQVADSLVADGPADDWRRIGLSEGYQSLCAVPLTYDDITRGVLTVGAESPNEFGERERDVLSQLGASIANALAAIERRRALESDETVELEFRGEGEGLPFAQAATEADCRVRLERTAAGQEGSTSLYFNFEGDAPTDVVEIAEQRLPGPVDVVTDGSESTLVEAHATDWFGSPIAEYGGILREAVADPDETTILVEVPREADVRSFVERIRDVSPSLALTAQRQHQRQDRTPSELNEQVRTALTDRQLEVVRTALSAGYFEWPREHDGSEVATRLNITQPTFNKHLRLAEQQTFELLFGEGD; this comes from the coding sequence CTGTCGGTCGGTGCGACAGAGTGGCTTCCGCGCGGACTGGCTGAGACAGCCCCGAGCGTACTGGGAGAGCGCCTTCGGACAACCGTCGAACGAGAACACGCACAGACCAGCGCACGTGAGATATACGATAACGTCGGGGGCGTCGCCATTCTCCACGATCCGGACTCGGGCGAGATGCTCCACGCCAACGAGACACTCTGTGAACTACTCGGCCACGATCGGGCGGAAGTAAAGTCGATGCGGCTCGGCGAGTTCACTGCTGATCTCCCCGGATACGACCACGAGTGGATAACGCAGGTCGTGTCGAGTGTGACACAACAGGACGGGGAACTCGAGATCGAGTGGCCACTCCAGACAGCCGAGGGTGGGGTCCGGTGGACAGAAGCGCGCCTGCGGACAGTCCACGTCGGTGGCCGTGAAGTAGTGCTAACGACGTCGGTGGACATCACCGAACGCCGCCGAGAGGAACGGAAGTACCGGCAGGTGTTCGACAACGTCAACGACGTCATCTCCGTCCACGACCCCTGGAACGAACGGATCGTCGACGTCAATCAGACGATGACCGAACTGACGGGATACAACCGCGCGACGCTGCTGGAGTTGGGTATCAGCGGACTCAGCGTGTCCGATGCCGGCTTCGGGTCGGGAACACCCTACGAACGCCAGCAACGTGTCGCGGCGACCGGAGAAGCCGAGACCGTCGAGTGGACGATCGAAACTGCTGCCGGGGCACAGCGACGGTTAGAGACGAATCTGGCACCGGCCACCATTGCGGGAGAAGACCGTGTCCTCGCCTTGTCACGGGACGTGACCGCGCGTACCGAGTACGAGCGACGGCTCGAACAGGAACGGGACCGCCGATCGATACTGTTCGAGAACAACCCCGACCCAGTCGTCCGGGTTCGGTTCGACGAGGACGACGAGCCGATCATCAGGGAGGTCAATCCCGCATTCGAGGCGGTCTTCGGGTACGCTGCCGAGGAGGTCGTCGGGGCGACCGTGGCCGAGATACTCGTTCCGGAGGACGAACACGACGACTTCGACCGCTTCCGACGGCAAGCAGCGAGCGGTGACCGTGTCAACGCGACTGCACCACGGCAGACGGCGAGTGGAATCCGCGAGTTTCTCTTCAACGTAATTCACTTCGACGCTGGCCAGGGCGAGAGCGGCGTCGCCGATGCGTACGTCTGGTACACCGATGTCACGGAACGAAAGCGGCGCGAGCGAATGGTCCGCTCCCTCCACGAGTCGACCGAAGCCGTCCAGACTGCCGAGACGGCACAGGCCGTGTGCGAAGCCGTCACGGATGCCGTCAGGGACGTGCTCGACCTGACAGCGCCGACCTGCTGGCGTGCAACGGACGACGGCCCGGAACTGACCCCCGTCGTGCGTAGCGGTTCGGAGCGTGGTCCCACAGCGGGGTTGGCCGGGTCCGACGTCATCGAGCCTGGTTCGGTTCCGTACGATGCGTATCAGGAGGAAGCGCTACGCGTGATCGAGCCTGAGACGGGCCCCGGGGAAGAGCAAGCCCCGGAGACAGCGCTCATCCCGCTCGACGGTCACGGCCTCGTCTCGGCAGCAGCACCGGAACCCAGGCACATCGACGCAGTCACGCTCAATGCCGCGCGGATTCTCGCCCGACACGCGACGACGGCACTCGATCGGGTCCAGCAGGCTCAGGAACGCCGCGAAAGTGAGCGTCGATTCCGTCTCATCGCCGAACATATCGACGAGATCGTCTATCTCACGACGGCCGACTTCTCCGAGATGCTGTACATCAACCCGGCGTACGAGGACATCTACGGACGGCCTGTCGAGGAGCTCTACGAGGAGCCGACATCGTTCATCGACGTCGCTCACCCGGACGACCGGGCGAGATACGAGGCCGACGTCCAGCGACTGATCGACGATGTGGCTGCCGGCGAGCCACAGGACACGTACGAAGGCCAGTATCGCATCGACCGGGACGGTGAGACGCGGTGGGTCGCAGTCACCCGATTCCCGATCCGGAACGCGCGTGGCGACGTCGACCGCGTCGTCGGCCGCGTCACGGACATCACCGAGCGAAAGCGCCGCGAGCGCGAGTACGAACAGATCTTCGAGATGGCCGGCGACGGAATCGTCGTCCACGACCCGGAGAGCGGTGACGTGGTCACCGCCAACCGACAGGTCGCCGACCTGTTGGGTTACGACCGTGATGCGTTCATCGAGCGACCGTTATCGGAGTTCCAGGCCACGGACGAGGGAGCCACTGCTGCGGAAGCCAGACGCCTGATCCAGGAGTCCGTCCGTGAAGGCGGACAGGAGTTCGAATGGGCCCTCGAGACGGCCGACGGTGAGACAGTATGGGTCCGAGCCAGACACGAGCTGGGTGAGATCGCGGGCGAGCAACGCATTGTCGCACTCCTGCACGACATCACCGAACGCAAGCGCCGCGAACGCGAGTACGAACAGATCTTCGACGGTGTCACCGATTCGATCACGGTCCACGATCCCGAGACGGCAGAACTCGTCGACGTCAACGAGACGTTCTGTGACATGCTGGGCTACGACCGCGAGGAGATACTGGAGATGGGAGTCGCTGGATTCAGCGCGGCCGACCGGGGCTATACGATCGACCGCGCGAGGGAGTTCGTCGAGACGGTCCTCGACGCCGACGGGCCCAGACAGACGGAGTGGGCCGTCGAGACCAGCGACGGGGAGATCCGCTGGCTGGAGGTCAAAGGGACGAGTATCGAACTCAGTGGGGAACAGCGGTACGTCTCGCTCAACCGGGACGTCACGGATCGACGCCGTAGCGAACGAAGACTCCGTGCAGTCCTCGATCGGATCGACGAAGCGATCCTCATCACGCGTGCCGAGGCGATCACCTCCGGATCACGGGCCCCCGATTACGTGAGTTCCGGATACGAGGACATCTGGGGACAGTCTCTCGAGGAGCTCATCGAAGCGTACGACGAGGGGTTCTTCAGCACGCTCCATCCACAGGACGCAGATGCCTACCGGCAGTTCGTCGAGGACATCGTCGCGGATGTTCGAGCGGGAACGGCGGCCGAGAGGTACTCCAGGGAGTACCGAATCAGTCGACACGATGGCGCGACCCGCTGGGTCAAGTCGGACTACTATCCGACGGAGTGGGACGATGGCCAGACGCGGCTCGTAATCGTCAGCCGGGACGTCACCGAGCGGAAACAGCGAGAGCGGCGTATCGCCTCGTTCGACGACGCGACCGATGACCTCGCCACGGCGAACACACCCGAAGAGGCGACGCGGATCGCTGTCGAGGCGGCTGCCGAGACCCTCAATCTCCCTGCGGTCGGGGCCTTCCTGTACGACGACGATGAGGGGGTCCTCAGACCGGAGGTGCTGGCCGGGCAACTCCCGTCAGACATGGCGAACGAGCCCATCGGTCCTGGTTCGAGCCCACTCTGGGAGGGGTTCGCGGCCGGCACGAGCGTCACATCCGACGGGGGCGAACAGAGACCGGGCTCTCACAGTGAACAAGCCGACTCCGGATCCACGACAGGACTGGCGGATCTCTCGGCATGGCGCGCGCTCTCGCTGGGGAGCCACGGCACCCTCCTCGTGGGCACTCACGACGGATCGTTAGGTGCGGAGTCGGTGCAGGCCGCCCACGTGCTCGCCGCGACGCTTGAGGCAGCACTCAATCATCTCGAAGGACAGCGACGGCTCGCCGCTCGAGAGGCGGAACTGCAGACACAGACAGAGCGAGCGGAGCTGCTGGACCGCATCGCTCGCCTCACACAGCGGGTCGAGGCCGCGATCACCGAAGCCTCGAGCAGTGCCGACGTTGAACAGGCAGTCTGTGAACGCCTCGTCGATACGGGCCCGTACGATCTGGCGTGGATCGGCGGCGTCGACGCCGGATCCGACCGTCTCGTACCTCGCGCTATCGTCGGGACGACGGCGCAACACGTCGAATCAATGGATCTGACGACGGCGGGTGAGACTGTGGATCCACACCCCGCAGTCGAGGCCTGGACGAGCGACCAGCTGCAGGTAGCGGACTCGCTCGTCGCCGACGGGCCAGCAGACGACTGGCGGCGGATTGGTCTCTCCGAGGGGTACCAGTCCCTCTGTGCGGTCCCGCTGACATACGACGACATCACGCGTGGCGTGTTGACTGTGGGCGCCGAGTCACCCAACGAGTTCGGCGAGCGCGAACGGGACGTCCTCTCCCAGCTTGGCGCCAGCATCGCAAACGCGCTGGCGGCGATCGAGCGCCGCCGGGCCCTCGAGTCCGACGAGACCGTCGAACTTGAGTTCCGCGGTGAGGGCGAAGGGCTCCCGTTCGCGCAGGCGGCGACCGAAGCGGACTGTCGCGTCAGGCTCGAACGGACCGCTGCTGGACAGGAGGGCTCCACGAGCCTGTATTTCAATTTCGAAGGCGATGCACCGACCGACGTGGTCGAGATCGCCGAACAGCGCCTCCCCGGGCCAGTCGACGTCGTCACTGACGGGTCGGAATCGACCCTGGTCGAGGCGCATGCGACTGACTGGTTTGGCTCCCCGATCGCCGAGTACGGGGGTATTCTCCGGGAGGCTGTCGCAGACCCGGACGAGACGACCATCCTCGTCGAGGTCCCGCGAGAAGCAGATGTCCGCTCGTTTGTCGAACGGATTCGGGACGTTTCCCCGTCGCTTGCACTCACCGCCCAGCGACAGCACCAGCGCCAGGACCGGACACCGTCCGAGCTGAACGAGCAGGTCCGAACCGCGCTCACCGACCGGCAACTCGAGGTGGTCCGAACGGCACTCTCCGCGGGGTACTTCGAGTGGCCCCGTGAACACGACGGGAGCGAGGTCGCTACTCGGCTGAATATCACACAGCCGACGTTCAACAAACACCTCCGTCTCGCAGAGCAACAGACGTTCGAACTGCTATTTGGCGAGGGTGACTGA